A window of the Tursiops truncatus isolate mTurTru1 chromosome 14, mTurTru1.mat.Y, whole genome shotgun sequence genome harbors these coding sequences:
- the FHL2 gene encoding four and a half LIM domains protein 2 isoform X1, with translation MLSAPVHQVMGRSDRWHKSGARMTERFDCHHCEDSLFGRKYILREERPYCVACFEALFASTCEECGKLIGCDCKDLSYKDRHWHEACFHCSRCRGSLVDKPFAAKEDQLLCTDCYSQEYSSRCQECKKSIMPGTRKMEYKGSSWHETCFICHRCQQPIGTKSFIPKDGQNFCVPCYERQYALQCVQCKKPITSGGVTYREQPWHRECFVCTACKKPLSGQRFTSRDEFAYCLGCFCDLYAKKCAGCASPISGLGGTKYISFEERQWHNDCFNCKKCSLSLVGRGFLTERDDILCPDCGKDI, from the exons ATGCTGTCAGCACCTGTGCACCAGGTGATGGGCAGGAGTGACAG GTGGCACAAATCTGGTGCCAGGATGACCGAGCGCTTCGACTGCCACCACTGCGAGGACTCCCTCTTCGGCAGGAAGTACATCCTGCGGGAGGAGCGGCCCTACTGCGTGGCCTGCTTCGAGGCCCTCTTCGCCAGCACGTGCGAGGAGTGCGGGAAGCTGATTGGCTGCGACTGCAAG GACTTGTCCTACAAGGACCGACACTGGCACGAGGCCTGTTTCCACTGCTCGCGGTGCAGGGGGTCCCTTGTGGACAAGCCGTTCGCTGCCAAGGAGGACCAGCTGCTCTGCACCGACTGCTACTCGCAGGAGTACTCGTCCCGCTGCCAGGAGTGCAAGAAGAGCATCATGCCAG GCACCCGTAAGATGGAATACAAGGGTAGCAGCTGGCACGAGACCTGCTTCATCTGCCATCGCTGCCAGCAGCCCATCGGAACCAAGAGCTTCATCCCGAAGGACGGCCAGAACTTCTGCGTGCCCTGCTATGAAAGGCAGTATGCCTTGCAGTGCGTTCAGTGCAAAAAG CCCATCACCAGCGGGGGCGTCACGTACCGGGAGCAGCCCTGGCACCGCGAGTGCTTCGTGTGCACCGCCTGCAAGAAGCCTCTGTCCGGCCAGCGCTTCACGTCCCGCGACGAGTTCGCCTACTGCCTGGGCTGCTTCTGCGACCTGTACGCCAAGAAATGCGCCGGCTGCGCCAGCCCCATCAGCG GACTGGGCGGCACTAAGTACATCTCCTTCGAGGAGCGGCAGTGGCACAACGACTGCTTTAACTGCAAGAAGTGCTCCCTGTCGCTGGTGGGGCGAGGCTTCCTCACGGAGAGGGACGACATCCTGTGCCCTGACTGCGGGAAGGACATCTGA
- the FHL2 gene encoding four and a half LIM domains protein 2 isoform X2, translating to MTERFDCHHCEDSLFGRKYILREERPYCVACFEALFASTCEECGKLIGCDCKDLSYKDRHWHEACFHCSRCRGSLVDKPFAAKEDQLLCTDCYSQEYSSRCQECKKSIMPGTRKMEYKGSSWHETCFICHRCQQPIGTKSFIPKDGQNFCVPCYERQYALQCVQCKKPITSGGVTYREQPWHRECFVCTACKKPLSGQRFTSRDEFAYCLGCFCDLYAKKCAGCASPISGLGGTKYISFEERQWHNDCFNCKKCSLSLVGRGFLTERDDILCPDCGKDI from the exons ATGACCGAGCGCTTCGACTGCCACCACTGCGAGGACTCCCTCTTCGGCAGGAAGTACATCCTGCGGGAGGAGCGGCCCTACTGCGTGGCCTGCTTCGAGGCCCTCTTCGCCAGCACGTGCGAGGAGTGCGGGAAGCTGATTGGCTGCGACTGCAAG GACTTGTCCTACAAGGACCGACACTGGCACGAGGCCTGTTTCCACTGCTCGCGGTGCAGGGGGTCCCTTGTGGACAAGCCGTTCGCTGCCAAGGAGGACCAGCTGCTCTGCACCGACTGCTACTCGCAGGAGTACTCGTCCCGCTGCCAGGAGTGCAAGAAGAGCATCATGCCAG GCACCCGTAAGATGGAATACAAGGGTAGCAGCTGGCACGAGACCTGCTTCATCTGCCATCGCTGCCAGCAGCCCATCGGAACCAAGAGCTTCATCCCGAAGGACGGCCAGAACTTCTGCGTGCCCTGCTATGAAAGGCAGTATGCCTTGCAGTGCGTTCAGTGCAAAAAG CCCATCACCAGCGGGGGCGTCACGTACCGGGAGCAGCCCTGGCACCGCGAGTGCTTCGTGTGCACCGCCTGCAAGAAGCCTCTGTCCGGCCAGCGCTTCACGTCCCGCGACGAGTTCGCCTACTGCCTGGGCTGCTTCTGCGACCTGTACGCCAAGAAATGCGCCGGCTGCGCCAGCCCCATCAGCG GACTGGGCGGCACTAAGTACATCTCCTTCGAGGAGCGGCAGTGGCACAACGACTGCTTTAACTGCAAGAAGTGCTCCCTGTCGCTGGTGGGGCGAGGCTTCCTCACGGAGAGGGACGACATCCTGTGCCCTGACTGCGGGAAGGACATCTGA